ATCCAAATTCAAAGGACCACCAATTATGTTACATGAGTTGGATTCTACTACCTCAAACCAAATCGAGGTTGTCACGAGAGATGTTACAGCCgtttgaaaacaaaaaaataatgcaGAACGTGGTTCAGAGGTTACTTAGCCCaacactattattattattgttgttgttgttgttgttgttgttgttgttgttgttttcattACAATTATTATTGTTCAATGTCTCCAAAGATGATAAGTATAGTTTCATCAAACACAAAATACATCAAGTTTAATAGGTATACTTCTTCATCAATTATATGTATTCCTATAGAAAATACCCGGACTCAATAATTTTTCATATAAATGAgttaatttgttttcttttttttcacgGATTCTGGAGAAAATAACGTTTCATTGACACTAAATTAGGTAGTAAACCACCCAACCAATCACATACTCAGTAGGGAGAGTCTTAAACTTCAGATAAGGCAATGTATAAAGTACAGTTATAATATTTGAAACTGAATTCTCTATTGAAATCCGTCTCAAGCTACTAGTTATGCTGAGAGCCTCGAACCTATTTGTGCATTAATATCAATTATCAGACTCATCAGCTGCACAAAGTAAAGTAAATTGTATCACCACATTTAGTTTAAGAATTTCTTATTCGGTGCCACTAGAACATGAGTGCCAAACTCATATTTTTTACCAGGACAAACTTAACAATCCATAGTAACTCATCCGTGTTACTTCTTATGTTCCTCTCGCATTCCAAAGTCTCACAACACCAGTTGTAGCatctattttatcttttattctaATCTTGCAACTCGATTCCTCTAACTCTGCCTGTATAGCCAATTTATTAGCTTTAGGTTCACCCATGTTGCCCTTGTCGAATTAGACCTGCGCGGTAATCAGGGTGCTGCGATCATCATGAAGAATAACTTCTCACAATGTTTGAAACACATGAATGTATTTGCCACAATAAGAAATGAGAAGCGGCGTTTTCACCTTTTTCGTTGGCGATGACCCCTCTGACCCTAAATTTGTTGCTTCAAAAGCTTTGTTGTCTTCAACTTTTGAAATAACAGCACGATCCGCATTGTAGTGCCGTTTTGTGTGCCTTGTTTTCTTGCAATGGGTGCAGCGCCTCTTCTTTCTGACCTGCCTCAAAACATGAGGGGCACCCTTGGTCTTCACCACATCAGGGTCATATATCTCAACcgtatctttttctttcttctgatGGACATGTTCATGGCCACTATCGAGTTCCGGTAAGAGTGTATGGATTCCGTTAAGCACATGTGAGAACAACGATGGGCTCCTAGCTCCCACATATAGCATCCACTGTGCGGCTGCATGAAGTTCTCCATGATGCAACAAGAAATCCCTCTCACTACCAACTTCTGTTATGTCGGCATATTTATCCAATGACTTTGCATTCTTGTGCCACCTTTTCAAAATGAACATCTCAGGAATCACAATCTAATGCTCATGCTTCATGACAAAAAATATGTGACGACAGGAATTCCCTTTTGGTTCCAAAAATGACATCGACACTCTAATTTCCTCGAAACTCTATTATACAACACAACAATCTCTCTACCCAGTTGGTCGTATTCCTCCAATGTGTACACCATTATTATTGAACATCTAATCTTGGCTAAAAAATTAACTGCACCGACACCCACTATTTCTTTCTTTGTATCGACAAAGGTCTCCCGTGTATATAGATCTACAGCATACTTTTCAAGAGGATCCAAACAAGTTGTCATAACTGGAGACCCATGAAGTGATCTAAATTGTGCAAGTAATTCGTTATTTTGGTAATCTCGCACGACCAACTCCAAATTTTGAACTATATCAAGAAGATTGTGCATTTACTTAAGAAAATTCTTTACGTATGCGTTATTACCTTCGCATTGGGATGTTGTCTGAAAACTGGCACAGAACTTGTCTTGAAGACCTACGCGTTAATACCTCCGATAAAATTCATATGCTGCTTCATCGCTTTGGAATGCCTTACTCATTATGTCTTCCTTACTCAACTGCAACACATCTCCATAGTCACCGGCTTGTTCATCCAACATTTCATCTCCAGTTTCAGCCATAcaaattttcaatcaatttatGAATTCAATAAATTCGACTAGGAGTACCCTGGAATGACAATTGcagcaaaataaataataaaatttactaATCACAAAGACAACAACAAAAATTCTCGTAACCAGTGTGATTGATTAATTCCGAATACAATACCTAAATCGTAAAACATAATATTTGATGAAAAACATCACACTATACTCACTTATCCACACTTTTGCAATACTtaccaaaaccaatacatgatATACTTGCATCTCTACGAATTGAGTGCAATTACCCTAAATATCACTTCATTTCAACATATGCATAAAGCACGCTACACTTGTACCCCTCATCAACTTAGGCTAAAAATTTTTACAATCAAACATGCAGCAGCAAGAAAAAGCtgtttttatttctaaaaaattAATATCACTCGTCATTAAGTCAAGAAAATTTCTCACATGAAAAACTATATGCATTACCAACAAATCCCTAATAACACTTACAAATAAAGAAAATGTGgcattaatttaattttcttatttttcatcgCATCGTCTTTTGTAAACAAAAACCCTCCGACTCTAATTTTAACCTTTCTTCAACCTCACAACTCAAACACACATTTGCATAAACATACAACCAAGCATAATCTTCAATGTACTAAATACATGTGATCTGTTGGAAAAGCTTACCTGGGGAAATGGTACTGACACTAATCAGCCCTGCTCCCGTTGCTTCCTCTTCGTACCCTTCGATTTCTCAAGCCTTTTAGTGTCTCCTGTCGTCAGCCTTCGCCCTCCTAACACTGACAGAGAGTCTGGGTTATCCTAACTCTTTCAACACTTTTTTTCACAGTTAAAACATCACAGTGTTAATGATGATCATGGTCACGAAGCCAAATTCAAAGGACCACCAAATATGTTACATGAGTTGGATTCTACTGCCTCAAACCAAATGGAGGTGGTCACGACTCATGAGAGATGTTGCAACcatttgaaaacaaaaaaaataatgcaAAACATGGTATGGAGGTTACTTAGCCCaacactattattattattattattattattattattattattattattattattattattattattattattattattattattattattattattattattattattattattattattattattattattattattattattatattgttCAATGTCTCTAAAGATGACACAAATACACCAAGTCTATTAGATATACTTCTTCATCAATTATATGTATTCCAATAGAAAATATCCGGACTCAATACATGTGTTCTGTTGGAAAAGCTTACCTGGGTAAATGGTACCGACACTAATTAGCCCTGCTTCCGTTGCTTTCCCTTTGTACCCTTCAATTTCTTAGGTCTTTCAGCATCTCTTGCCGTCAGGCTTCGCCCTCCTAACACTGACAGAGAGTCTGGGTTATCCTAATTCTTTCAATACTTCTTTTCACGTAGTAgtagttgttgttattgttgttgttgttgttgttaaacGGGGACTAAGCCCAGAGAGGGAGAAGAATTACAACACTAACCCAATCTATTTATTTTGCAAAAATAATCCAACTGCAAAAAATATTACTAGGCTCAAAATAGAAAACCCGAAATATTTAATCATAATAATTAAAACAAACTAATACTTATATTATAATTCTCTTTTCTCTGTCACACTCTGCAACTTCTGCTTCTAGTCAGGATTGCCATTCTTTTCGGAACCATTTAATACGTGTTCATCAGGCTGTTTCTCCATGTTTCTTCAGCAAATAAGAAAATTATTCCTTTCATCACCGTAGCATTGCCTTTTTAAAAATACAGTAACCAATTAGGCCATATGATAATTAAATATTACAGCTACATAATATCCAAACCTATAGATAGATATTTACATCTATTTATACtgtagaatttttttaaataatttgtgtattttttttcttttgtttttctaagtatttatgtatgtatttatatgtcttaaaaatattaattaaaaaaatcttaaaaattaaaaCTGTAAAAATTATAAATGGCAACCAATTTCGATAGCTACTTTGGTATTCAGTATTCactggattttttatttaaataaattaaataaatattttatttactaaaataaatgattttaaaaattattatgaaaatatGTAGGATTATTTATCTCATTTACAATGTAAATGTGATAAGTTTGTACGTATCTCATTTACAGAACGAGATAAGACAGTACGCACGCGTGACACAtgtatatctcatttacagtgtatctgtaaacgagatatgtgcaagcttatctcgtttatactataaacgagatacgtgTTAAATTATAATGTTTATAGTGTAAACAAGATACAGTAAGACAAATTTCCAacagctataaaaggatgtgcaaCTCTTGGCATTCTCCACAAATATTTTGATATGGCTGTTACAAACTCAAACGTTATAACTCGATCTCAGGCGTTATAGCTCGCCCAGAGCGTTATAACTCCGCCTCGCGCATTATGATTAGCTCCAACGATTATAATTCGGCTTCATACATAAAACAAATATCCTAACGTTCTGATATGATACCAATCTTCTTCAATGAAAATAAATTCTGAAAATGCAACTGTCAAAACTGGCCTCGCATATAAAGAAGGTAAGACGTTCTTATCAAGACATGATTTTCTGAATACATTGAActgacttaagtatcggagtaCCTTTTGCAGAATTGCAGGTACTCTTCCCCTTTGTTCTTTCTACATCAAGGCACAATCTCTGGACCAAAAGCTCAGACACTCAGACAACAAGCTCAAACTCAAGAGAGAAAGCTCGGAGTCGGCTATCAAAGTAGACGAGCCATACCTAGTCCAACCACGCAAGAACAATTGGCGTCCCTCGTGGGGCCCGAGAAATAAAATTCTACTACCCCTTTTCTTGACCTCAAAATTACCTTATCCATTCATAGCTGATTAACCTCCACCAACACTCTCCAAACTTCTTTGGATGGTGACCGAGCTGCAACAACCAAATTAGCGTATGGCGGAGGAAAATCAAAGAATGGCAAACAAAATAGCCGAGTTGACCAATGCTTGGATCGAAAATAATGATGATCGCAACGAACGCATTGAAGATGAGGAACATGATTCTGATCCAACGCATGTTTTCGAAACTCAGCAACACGAGGAAGCTCGGCACACTGACGAAGAGAACAAATCTGACAATGTTGTTGGGCCATTCACCGCTGATATCATGAACTTTCAAATGCCTAAAAGGTTCACTCTGTTGCCGACCTTAACCCCTTATGATGGGTTAGGCAACCTAAAGAAGCATGTCAAGAAGTTCCGATCTATAATGATAGTAAATGGTGCATCCGACCCTAttttatgtcgttgttttccTACCTTTTTAGACGGTCCTGtacttgattggttttgttctttgcctgTAGATTCTATTTCTCGTTTTTAGGAACTCGCAAAACTTTTTAAAGATCACTTTGCTGCTTCTTCAATCTACCTACATGATTCTAACTACCTGAATACAATCAAACAAGGTCAGAACGAAATCTTGAAGGACTATATCTCCCGTTTTACAAAGGTCGCCATCACAATACCAGATCTTCATTCCAAAGTGCATTTACATGCCATCAAGAGCAGACTTCGACCAGGAAAATTTCAAGAAGCAATCATGGTTGCTAAGTCGAAAACACTCGCTGAGTTCCGTGAGAAAGCCAAGGGCCAGATGGAGATTGAGAAGCTCCGCCAAGCTCGGAAATCAGAAAAACCTCACCTTAACAAAGACGACGTCAAAACTCGAGACAGCAAGAAGACTTTTAAGCTAACTCCTCGTTATGATTCATATACTCAGTTTAATACAAAAAAGGACGACATCATCaaagagatttgataaacccatattttatgatgtattttatgctcaatttaagtgatttattcaatcttttacccacttattcatgtaaattgcatggttttacttttccttccttattatgtgatatatgtgaaaaatatgtttcctatgctttaaaaatattaattttaattaccctttattaccatttgatgctgtgatttgtgtgttaagtattttcaggtctcataaggcaggaatggcttagaggacagaaaggaaacatacaaaaatggaaggaaagcacaaaaatggagttttgaagaaaaggcagcgacgcgaacgcatggacgatgcgaatGCGTGCCTAGCACAAAAAGCTatcgacgtgaacgcgtggatgagacggacgcgcgccttgagcagaacgcaaatgacgcgtacgcgtgaccgacgcgtatgcgtgacaaggaaaactcctagatgacgcgaacgcgtgacagacgccacgtataggaatctgcagaaaatgccccagcaatttttggaccctttttttttgcccaaatccaagtcagaaacacagaatataaacCAGAGAATAGAGGAATCAAATAACAACAAATGATAGATAcaatattcacaatttttaggttgagatgtagtttttagagagagaggttctctcctctctcttaggttttaggattaggattccttttatttttattactccaataccaggttcaatattttcctttaattaatatttctcttctatttttatttattacaatgcttttacttgttaatattCCAATTTAGCTTACGAACCTTTTTATgtcaagatttgaatattctatttaatgttatttgaggtatttcagatttgattttgctttattttatttatgaatgcttttaatttaatttaagatattttccccttttggctttggttaagtgattaataacacttgagttatcaaactcagctgtcgATCGAAATTGGAATTctctgctggttaatttgtactccaataactctagtctttgcataggagttgactaggacttgaggatcaaattaattagttcacttaactttccttttaCACTTACTTTATCAATAAACTgcaatccttgcttgaatatgagttgattgttctttaagtttgtgaatttcttggtaactaggaaaccattctcatgccactcactctaacttcctttttaactcctaaccagtttaactttctaacttctctttttggcttttacctaactactttaactttctaactcaaggcatgattactgtttttcctaattaacttgaattccaCTTCTATTATATTTTAGATTGTGATTTTTCCTCTCAGACTTTTAACTCgaatacaatccaaaatgtacatatatttaactcatttcctgCTTCTATTGCTcttttgcctttatgcttacatTGACAAAAACCTACTTGCTTACttattttcctgctttagttcttcaattatatcctgctacttctacttttcaggatgtctgatcccaaaagtaagggaaaaggcaaggcaactacaggcaaacggaaaagaggagaatcttctACCTCTATCCTGGATATCCTTCACGACGATTCCTAGCgggaaaagaactttaccccgcaggaaaaggccgaccagctcctcactgccacagatcaagtcaaatttgcaaacagatgctgtgagctaaagtatccagtttttgccacttccaggaacctatacctggaaagaaCACTCAAacttccagaagaactacaacaATACACCTCAgatcagataaaacagagaggctggttcttcttggaaaggaacttgacTGAAGTTAACTCATCCTGGGTCCGAGAATTCTACTATAACTATTTCAAAACGACCCTGGATGCAGTCCAACTCAGAGGGAAGCAAATTCTAGttactgaggaagccattgaggatatcctccagcttcagcctaagtcagatcagccggATGggtaccaaaaggctgaagaggatatgagattcatgagatttgactAGGATGcagtcaagcagagaatagcccttgatcctactatcccatgggtcatggaaaagaatacagtgatgcctaagggaatcaagcttatctatctgaatgatgaggctcggctttggcatcaaattctgagtaactacgtgatgccaagcactcatgagacagagctcccagctgctatgattaccctcatctggtgtgtgatggagggaaaggACTTATATCTGTCCCGCtttatccggtattacatggccagagtCCATAGCAGAGGCACCCTTCCTTTTCCATACTTGATCACTCAGCTcggccgccgagctgaggtgccctgggagctGGCAAATGAAAAGCAAACCGCcgcggactgcaagaagatcatccctcacagcaggaagtttcaggctttgggctacagacctccattctttACTGCCTTCGGTGAGGCAGCCACATCCTCTGCTGCCCTTCAGCATCGACTGCCCCAGCTACCACCACAGCACCTCCAGCTGCTCCCGAGCCCATTTATCATCTCGTGCACCGACTCTTCGCACGCCTGGATTGTATGGAGCGTCGCAgcaagtgacgctatgagcacttaaagttcatgatccgatccggcggcgacattccctccgagcctgacacctcTTCTGAGACATCTGATGCAGAGGCAGACGATCACGAGGAGActgcacagagagaggctgagcaggcaggaccggaGCAGGCTACGCCACAGCATGAGGAGCCACAGCAGATACAGCCCACAGACCCAGAGATTTCTctacagtcagagcctccacttcagcaggcagatcctcagccACTACCTTAGACTACAGAGCCTCAGACCACCATAGAGACACCCACTgcccatccttccggagatgacacttctcacacccagcttgagtgagcatcgaggacgatgctattatttaagtgtggggaggtcgccatctctggcgtactttattttggtgaaccacttttcagactctttttatcctattttgcttatttttctatatttttggatttatttttatctttcagtacttgcacacttttcttttgctgtatttttactgtatttccgcattttgcactttagtctatatattagatatttagtttagtctagttgcaattttagttattaagttgtgatatagaacatatagattaattagtttagtttacccttttaatatatgataatttggattaatcgaaaataaaaaaaagtaaactagaaactttagtataacagaatcacaacaatccacacactgtatatatatagcaataaatgttggttaatttacacaacatttttcaaggaagaacactaagattttaagagccaccctcagattcacattgagaataatgagaactcttgatttctacttgcatgacatacataactgatatatggtttttgagccaaaaaatacacaacctgtgagtttttgagcttaattgtatggttatattatttaaccataattatttcattcttgtgtgttcgcccttcttttttattctggtgatctttactttgtttcaatctatttatccaatatagaatatagatacataccaagagatgattgaggccatcatttgaatttttcctcacttatcccaaataagcttaccttttacatcacccttgttagcccccttgagccttttaaatcccctcttattctatgaccacattactagccttaagcagaaaaacaaattaaaaattccaagttgaatccttggttagcttaagatagaaattgtgatacacactaagtgtgggaaaacatggaaacatgggttgataggaaaggattaattCAATAAAGTAATAAGaattttgggagcatgctcatatgaaacaaatttaaattaaaaacaccatgtgcattgatatatgttctGTTTATGTATCAAAAAAATCCTTTTagttaaataaataaggggacaaaattaccccaataataagcttattgaagaaatcaatgcacataagGTGAAAATCAAGGTAAAGttagtacatgagtatgtaataaaatggaaaaatttgggtagctaggtaaagcatctTAAtttatatgttaggtgagattttagactaatcaaggattcactttgttagctcacttagccttatatatacccttacccttaccttactccattacaaccttgagaaagatctcatgattt
The DNA window shown above is from Arachis ipaensis cultivar K30076 chromosome B08, Araip1.1, whole genome shotgun sequence and carries:
- the LOC107612296 gene encoding uncharacterized protein LOC107612296 isoform X3: MFILKRWHKNAKSLDKYADITEVGSERDFLLHHGELHAAAQWMLYVGARSPSLFSHVLNGIHTLLPELDSGHEHVHQKKEKDTVEIYDPDVVKTKGAPHVLRQVRKKRRCTHCKKTRHTKRHYNADRAVISKVEDNKAFEATNLGSEGSSPTKKHPDYRAGLIRQGQHG
- the LOC107612296 gene encoding uncharacterized protein LOC107612296 isoform X4 codes for the protein MFILKRWHKNAKSLDKYADITEVGSERDFLLHHGELHAAAQWMLYVGARSPSLFSHVLNGIHTLLPELDSGHEHVHQKKEKDTVEIYDPDVVKTKGAPHVLRQVRKKRRCTHCKKTRHTKRHYNADRAVISKVEDNKAFEATNLGSEGSSPTKKV
- the LOC107612296 gene encoding uncharacterized protein LOC107612296 isoform X2, which translates into the protein MRRWHKNAKSLDKYADITEVGSERDFLLHHGELHAAAQWMLYVGARSPSLFSHVLNGIHTLLPELDSGHEHVHQKKEKDTVEIYDPDVVKTKGAPHVLRQVRKKRRCTHCKKTRHTKRHYNADRAVISKVEDNKAFEATNLGSEGSSPTKKVKTPLLISYCGKYIHVFQTL
- the LOC107612296 gene encoding uncharacterized protein LOC107612296 isoform X1, which codes for MFILKRWHKNAKSLDKYADITEVGSERDFLLHHGELHAAAQWMLYVGARSPSLFSHVLNGIHTLLPELDSGHEHVHQKKEKDTVEIYDPDVVKTKGAPHVLRQVRKKRRCTHCKKTRHTKRHYNADRAVISKVEDNKAFEATNLGSEGSSPTKKVKTPLLISYCGKYIHVFQTL